The window TTGGCATCATTCCAGGAAGTATGGGCGCCAGATCCTTCATTGTGAGAGGCAAGGGAAATCCGGAATCTTTTTGCTCTTGCGCCCATGGCGCAGGTCGTAAAATGAGTCGTATGCAAGCGCGTCAACGCTTCACTCGCGAAGATCTTGAGCGACAAACTGCTGGCGTCGAATGCAGAAAGGATAAGGGGGTATTAGATGAAATCCCCTCGGCATATAAGGACATTGATGAAGTTATGAAGAATCAGTCGGACTTGGTCGAAGTGGTTCATGAACTTAAACAGCTTATCTGCATCAAAGGATAAGCGAAAACTGTAAACCCAATTTGGGTTATTTGGAGAATGTAATCATGAGTAAAAAAACTGGCCGCAAGGCTATTGTGAAAGCAAGAAATCCCCATGCTATTAATCCCTTGATGCGTAAAGGAGGTATTCACGAGAAAAGCGCTGGCGCTAAACGCGCTGCGCAAAAACGCCACACCCGGCAGCTTGCCGGGGAGTGGCGTTAACTCATTCCGCCGTTTTCTCAACTCCCTCGGTACGACTCATCCCTACTCGACTACTTCTTATCCGCCTCATCCCTCCCCCTTCTTTCCCCGTTACTATATTTTCCAGTTTTAATTCTTATACCCAGTTTCTATTTCCCCGCGTTTGGCCTGTAAGCCGTCACTGTTAACTATTCCCAATGACATGTCCGGACCGTAGGAGTGGATATTGCTCCATGCATTTCTGATAATGTCCGCCAGCCTGACATTCTGAAAGTTAACTGATTAGAGAATGATTGATGACAGAGATTAATAACGCTGGCGAACCCTTGTCTCCCGCTGATGAACTACGTGCGAAGCTGGTGTCTGATACAGCGAGAATTAATTGGCGCGAGTTGGAGCGTTTTTATGCGAAGGGGCAGGTCGTACTGGTGTCTACAGAGCTTGATCTGATAGAAACGGCTGCAGCGGTGGCCCAGGACGACAAACAAAAGGTGGAAGCCTGGATCAAATCCGGCGAGCTGGGCGGCGTGACGGCGGAGACTGCGCAGCGTTGGCATGACGAAAGCTATGAACTATGGGCGGTTGTTGTAGCGCCTTGGGTGCTGGTGCAGGATAAGCCCGCCTGAGTGTTATAGAGAAAAACGCAGGCATTGGTAACGGAAAAGCAGGAAAAACATATACGTAGCGCAGGGTGATAATGATGACGCAGGAGCTGTTCAGAGAGGACGCATACGCAAAAGAGTGTGTCGCCAGGGTGGTAGCGATCAAGGAAAACGCAGTATTACTGAATAAGACAATATTCTATCCTCTGGGTGGTGGGCAGCCCGGCGATACGGGAGAGTTGGAAAGCCAGGATGCTCGGATCTGGAAAGTGACAGACTCCCGCAAAGACCCGGACGGCGAAGGAATCTTGCACATTCTGGACAGCTCAGAGGGCTTGAAGGAAGACATGGAACTGACGCTTCGCATCGATTGGGAGCGCCGCTATGCGCACATGCGGATGCACACTTGCCTGCACTTATTGTGTTCCCTGATAGACGCGCCTGTAACCGGAGGCAATATATCTGCGGACAAAGGTCGTCTGGACTTCTATCTGGATTACTCTCCCGACAAGGAAGACTTGGAGCGCCGAATTAACGCATTGGTCTCTGCGGCTTATCCTGTCAGTTATCGTTGGATTACCGATGAAGAACTGGACGCTCAGCCAGAGCTGGTCCGAACACTGTCCGTGCAGCCGCCAAGGGGGGCGGGCCAGGTGAGGCTGGTGAACGTAGACGGCGTTGATTTACAGCCCTGCGGCGGCACTCATGTGAAGAACACCGCTGAAATTGGCCCTGTTGTGATAGGGAAAATCGAAAATAAAGGCAAGGGTAATCGTCGGATAAATCTGGTATTGGCGAGCGTGTGATCATGTTGAAGAGGGTCTTGTCCTATATCGGCCTGGCCGCCTTGTTGGCGACTAGCGTATGTTCTCAGGCATGGGCTGCGCCCTCTGTGGTGGATGTTTCCACGCTGCAATGCGAAGTCAAAGACGGCGCGCCTCGTTGTGACGACAAAATTCAGTTCGATATGAGGTATGAGCAAGAACTGCGTGAAGGTCGCTGCAGATATCGTTCCCTGGAGGGGCTGCCAGTTGGCGACCGTTGGTTTGATCGCTGCGTTGACGGTTTTATTGGCGCTTATGCGCAGGTATGTCTAGTAGGGCAAATGGGGCGCTTGGGGTGTGGTGCGATTAACCATAGCGGCGAGATTGTTATTCCGCTGGTGTATGACCACATAGAAATTACTCCTCATAGTGCAATCGTCGCCGTCAACTACAACGGTAAATGGGGATTTTTTAACCTGGATGAAGATCGCCTGCTGCTGGCGCCTCAGTTCTCACGCATCACCAGTTTTAGCGAAGGCCTGGCCTATGTGGAGACGGAGAGCGAGGATATCACTGAGCCTGGTTGGATCATTAATGAGCAAGGCTTACGTGTGGCTTCCGTACCGCGCAAGATTCAGGTTGCGGGTCGCTTTTCTGATGGGTTGGCTCCCGCTCGCTCGGATACATTGTGGGGGTATATCAACAATAAAGGCGAATGGGCCATATCACCTCAGTTTTATTATGCTGGAGAGTTTTCCTCTGGTTATGCCACCGTCTTGGCGATAGACAAACCGCAGCAGTGGGCGATTATCGACGTATCTGGCGCTGGCGCCCTCTTTTTCGAAGGCGGCCAACATCGAGTTGGAGAGGTTGTCGGCGCTGCTGTGGCGGTGACCTTTGGTTGCGAGAGCGAGCCGGCGGTGGCGACCAGCGTCAGGTGCAAACGTATGTGTCTGGAGCTGAACAACCCTGAGCCGAAAGCCGCCTGTACAAAAGTCATTGAAACCCGCTGAAGGGGTCTTTCTAGGCTTGTGAGATATTTCCTACACGCAGAGCAGACATATAGTATTTTTTTCGCTTCTCAAGATTACTAATATTTAACCCGCAAGATGCACAGACGGACGTAAGGATGCGAGGAAAGGAAGCGACAAGGACGATGAACAGCCATAGGAATCGGCAAGGGAAGCGTTCAAATCTCAAGGCGCAGCAAGGAATGCTGCGCCTTCTTGCGTTTTAAGGACGCAATTGAGAAAAACGGCGTCGTCTTATGATACATGGGCGAATATCTCACAAGGCAAGCAGAGAAAGCTTATTTTGTGGCGCCTCATGAATCCGTAATATGTGAATCGTAAGGAGACGAAAGCGAACACCCAAGGATTGGGAAGCAAGGATGCAACAAGGATGATGTCTTCACCGCAGGAAGCGGTCAGGGAAAATAGGGAAATTCGAAAGGCGCGGCTGGGAGGCTGCGCCTTTTGTTTTTGGGGCGGAGATGTTTTTCCTTCGATCTTGGGCGAATATCTCACAAGCCAAGCAGAGAAAGCTTATTTTGTGGCCCATCGAGAATCCGTATTATGTGAATCGTAAGGAGACGAAAGCGAACACCCAAGGATTGGGAAGCAAGGATGCAACAAGGATGATGTCTTCACCGCAGGAAGCGGTCAGGGATTATAGGGATATACGAAAGGCGCGGCTGGGAGGCTGCGCCTTTTGTCTTTCTGCGTTTTAATTGCGGCTATTGTCTTTAGGCTCCAACACTCCCTACTGCCTCGTTCTTACCAATTGCGGTCTGCTCCAGCAGCGCAAGTATCGTCACCGCTAGCGCGATCGCGACAATCAGAAACAAGCCAAGCCCCGAGAAGCTGCTGCTGAATACCGCAACCAACAGCACGCTGGCCAGCACCCAGGCCCAATCGAGATAAACAATCCACTTTGAAAACTTATCCTGCCAGGCGGGAGAGCGCGCAACGAGAAAAACATCCACCGCCCATATCGCCAGCCCTATACCTAATCCTATGTAAACCTCTGTCGCCAGTCCTCCTACCTTGGCCGCGAACCAGGATGGGAACAGTATCAGATCGATCGCCAGAAGCAGTGAAAGGGCTGCATTGACGTAAAGTGTTTTAGCCAGCAATTGGCGATTTTTTACTTGGGTCATAACTCTTCTCCTGATTGAAGTGTCTGCGGGTCTATTTTTGAAGCAGGGACTAACGCCAAACAATTACCTCTGAGGTAATGGCGGGTAGTTGCTTCTGGCGGGCATATTGGCCAAATTGAGGCGGGTGAAAGGGTGGCCTTAGAGAAATCAGTGTCGGGAGTCATAGTTATGAGCGCATTTGGTGTGAAGTTACGGGAGCTGAGAGAAGCGCGACGGCTCAGTCAGCTTGAGCTTTCTTTGGAAGCAGAGGTGTCTTCGCGACATATCAGTTTTATGGAGACGGGTCGCTCCAAGCCCAGTCGAGAGATGGTGTTGCATATGGCGCGAATATTGGGAGTGGACATGACGACGACCAATAGTTTGCTGACGCTGGCTGGATACAGCCAGGTGTTTGGTGAGCGGCGTCTGGATGCGGCATCCATGGCCCCAGTGCGCAAGGCTTTGGCGCAGCTGATGCAGTCGCACATGCCGTATCCCGCTGTGGTGTTGGATCGACATTACAACCTGATTCAGGCGAACGCTGCCCAGCAATTTATGATGCAACGACTTATGGCTGCCGGCATGGCGATCAGCGAGACGCCGAATTTCATGAAGGTCTTTCTGGCTCAGGATGGGCTGAGGCCTTTTGTTGATGATTGGGAGTTGCTGGCCTGTCATATGCTCCAGCGTATTTGGCGAGAGCATACGTTGGAGGCGGGTGCTGCGGAGGATGAAGCGTTTATTTACGAATTGTTGAGCATCGAAGGCATTCCTTCTGACTGGAAAAAGCGCAACCTTGAGAGTCTGGATACTCCTGTCATCAACTTCAATATCAATCTGGACGGCGTGAAGCTGAGAATGTTCAGCTCAATCTCCAGCTTTGGCGCGCCCTTGGATATCACGGTCAGAGACATTCGCATCGAACATTTCTTTCCTCTTGATGACGCCACTGAAGCCTATTGGCGCAGCCATTGCGAAGGGCTTTAGGTCGGTTTCATTGCGCTTCACCGCCTTCTATTGACGGAAACGGGCTTTCTGTCTAGAGTAAAAGCTCTAACTCGTTTGTTACGTTATGGCTTGCCTAGAAAATGCAGTCTCGTCCGGTTTAAGCCATACGCGTAGTCAAGCAGCGGTATAACAACAACTCAGGGTGGGTGGAGCGTGAGAATTCAGCAACTCAAGAGTCAGGCGATCAGCCGCGCCAAACGGCTGTATGTGGCGACCATGATGCAGGTGGTTGGCCGTGCGTTGCAGGCGATTTCCCAGGAAGATAATGAAATCCAGCGGGAATTGTCGGCTTTTCCGGAAAACTTCACCTTCGCCATGAAGGTATTGCCGTCAGGGCCGGGGCTGATGTTGCGCAAAGCGGCGGATGGCTCATTCAACTTCTTGTCCGACTCCGAAGGCGAAGCGGACTTAACCATCTATATCAAACACATAGAGCACGCCTTCCGCATGCTCTCATTTCAGGAAAGCACAGCGACCGCGTTCGCCAATGACCGTATGGTGGTGGATGGCGATATTTCCAGCGCGGTGCGAATGGTGCGAGCCTTGAATCGTCTGG is drawn from Hahella sp. KA22 and contains these coding sequences:
- a CDS encoding helix-turn-helix domain-containing protein; amino-acid sequence: MSAFGVKLRELREARRLSQLELSLEAEVSSRHISFMETGRSKPSREMVLHMARILGVDMTTTNSLLTLAGYSQVFGERRLDAASMAPVRKALAQLMQSHMPYPAVVLDRHYNLIQANAAQQFMMQRLMAAGMAISETPNFMKVFLAQDGLRPFVDDWELLACHMLQRIWREHTLEAGAAEDEAFIYELLSIEGIPSDWKKRNLESLDTPVINFNINLDGVKLRMFSSISSFGAPLDITVRDIRIEHFFPLDDATEAYWRSHCEGL
- a CDS encoding WG repeat-containing protein, translating into MLKRVLSYIGLAALLATSVCSQAWAAPSVVDVSTLQCEVKDGAPRCDDKIQFDMRYEQELREGRCRYRSLEGLPVGDRWFDRCVDGFIGAYAQVCLVGQMGRLGCGAINHSGEIVIPLVYDHIEITPHSAIVAVNYNGKWGFFNLDEDRLLLAPQFSRITSFSEGLAYVETESEDITEPGWIINEQGLRVASVPRKIQVAGRFSDGLAPARSDTLWGYINNKGEWAISPQFYYAGEFSSGYATVLAIDKPQQWAIIDVSGAGALFFEGGQHRVGEVVGAAVAVTFGCESEPAVATSVRCKRMCLELNNPEPKAACTKVIETR
- a CDS encoding DUF2288 domain-containing protein, whose translation is MTEINNAGEPLSPADELRAKLVSDTARINWRELERFYAKGQVVLVSTELDLIETAAAVAQDDKQKVEAWIKSGELGGVTAETAQRWHDESYELWAVVVAPWVLVQDKPA
- a CDS encoding alanyl-tRNA editing protein; translated protein: MMTQELFREDAYAKECVARVVAIKENAVLLNKTIFYPLGGGQPGDTGELESQDARIWKVTDSRKDPDGEGILHILDSSEGLKEDMELTLRIDWERRYAHMRMHTCLHLLCSLIDAPVTGGNISADKGRLDFYLDYSPDKEDLERRINALVSAAYPVSYRWITDEELDAQPELVRTLSVQPPRGAGQVRLVNVDGVDLQPCGGTHVKNTAEIGPVVIGKIENKGKGNRRINLVLASV
- a CDS encoding SCP2 sterol-binding domain-containing protein, translating into MRIQQLKSQAISRAKRLYVATMMQVVGRALQAISQEDNEIQRELSAFPENFTFAMKVLPSGPGLMLRKAADGSFNFLSDSEGEADLTIYIKHIEHAFRMLSFQESTATAFANDRMVVDGDISSAVRMVRALNRLEAFILPKLLAEMAIKEYPSITLPEKLIQGARIYLRVATNFLSEQRKAA